Proteins encoded in a region of the Podospora pseudopauciseta strain CBS 411.78 chromosome 6, whole genome shotgun sequence genome:
- the BEM1 gene encoding bud emergence protein 1 (EggNog:ENOG503NU89; COG:C; BUSCO:EOG09261JVS), whose amino-acid sequence MKALRRSIKGEKENKPHISIAPKSAVAIQPPKKVIRALYDYEASNPQELSFSRGDFFHVIGRENDQDWYEACNPALPDARGLVPVAFFQALGRTERDSGQSQPDTTRSTNSTKGPDNDSGYGDASTVGTATPAASQRSSKISGKSGAMVYGVVMYDFQAERGDELDAKAGEAIIVIAQSNPEWFVAKPIGRLGGPGLIPVSFVEIRDMASNTPVANPQESVRRAGIPKVEEWKKMAADYKNSSITLGKFDVGGTPIEQGMERMSLQQQPNGRTSQVSAGNYQQPQSPPQQQAQVQPQQAYNAQQPVQQPGYGARQSSEVAAPVSAQIPRYCFAEEKYWFVIEAELEDGRIWELSRYYEDFYDFQIALLTEFPVEAGTTGKKQRTLPYMPGPVNYVTDAITEGRRHNLDAYVKSLLAQPPYISKCDLVKQFFAPREGDYEIDPTAQAEEYRLSGGSQPSSTDSPADGASRQSSRQNLNSNGNGYAGLSAPARQMGGGQPAVSRQVSSLSQPSQSSLSPGIQQPGAQMKVKLSYNGDIIAIKVPQDINFRSLYDRITERLKIPGGEIVQLSYKDEATGDKPPLMSDNDLDIALSRNEKLLLYVE is encoded by the exons ATGAAG GCTTTACGGAGGTCCAtcaagggggagaaggagaacaagCCACATATCAGCATTGCTCCAAAATCAGCTGTCGCCATTCAGCCTCCCAAGAAG GTGATCCGAGCACTCTACGATTATGAAGCCTCAAATCCTCAAGAGTTGAGCTTTTCCCGCGGTGATTTCTTCCACGTTATCGGGCGCGAGAACGACCAAGATTGGTATGAGGCCTGCAACCCCGCTCTTCCGGACGCCCGCGGCCTAGTGCCCGTTGCATTCTTCCAAGCTCTTGGACGCACCGAGCGTGATAGTGGCCAGTCCCAACCCGACACGACCCGCTCAACAAACTCGACAAAAGGCCCGGATAACGATTCCGGCTACGGAGATGCATCCACCGTCGGCACGGCGACACCCGCCGCCAGCCAGCGGAGCTCCAAAATCTCCGGAAAGTCTGGGGCTATGGTGTATGGTGTTGTCATGTACGACTTCCAGGCGGAACGCGGGGACGAGCTGGATGCCAAGGCGGGCGAAGCTATCATTGTGATTGCCCAGTCCAACCCCGAGTGGTTTGTCGCAAAGCCGATTGGGAGACTCGGTGGTCCCGGTCTGATTCCCGTCTCTTTTGTCGAGATCCGAGATATGGCGAGCAACACACCCGTGGCAAACCCTCAAGAGTCTGTTCGCAGGGCGGGCATCcccaaggtggaggagtggaagaagatggcagCCGACTACAAAAACTCCAGTATCACGCTTGGCAAgtttgatgttggcggcaCACCAATTGAACAAGGCATGGAGCGCATGAgtctccagcagcaaccgaATGGGCGAACGAGCCAAGTGTCGGCGGGTAACTAT cagcaaccgcagtcaccaccacagcaacagGCGCAAGTGCAACCCCAACAAGCATACAATGCGCAGCAACCAGTCCAGCAACCAGGCTACGGCGCCCGACAAAGCTCAGAAGTTGCCGCTCCGGTATCCGCTCAGATTCCCAGATACTGTTTCGCCGAGGAAAAGTACTGGTTTGTGATCGaggccgagctggaggatgGACGGATTTGGGAGCTTTCCCGATACTACGAAGATTTCTACGATTTTCAGATTGCGCTCTTGACCGAGTTCCCCGTGGAGGCTGGTACGACCGGAAAGAAGCAGCGCACGTTACCGTACATGCCCGGTCCCGTAAATTACGTCACCGACGCCATCACGGAAGGGAGACGCCACAACCTGGACGCCTACGTCAAGAGTTTGCTCGCACAGCCACCATACATTTCGAAATGCGACCTGGTGAAGCAGTTCTTTGCGCCGCGGGAAGGAGACTATGAGATTGATCCCACAGCGCAAGCAGAGGAATACCGGTTGTCTGGCGGATCCCAGCCATCCTCGACAGACTCGCCAGCGGATGGAGCATCGCGGCAATCATCTCGCCAAAACCTCAACTCAAACGGTAATGGGTACGCTGGCCTTTCCGCGCCGGCACGACAGATGGGAGGTGGTCAGCCAGCAGTAAGCAGACAAGTCTCCTCCCTGTCACAACCCTCGCAATCATCCCTCTCACCAGGCATCCAGCAACCCGGAGCCCAAATGAAGGTCAAACTCAGCTACAACGGagacatcatcgccatcaagGTGCCGCAAGATATCAACTTCCGCTCCTTGTACGACAGAATCACCGAAAGACTCAAAATCCCAGGAGGAGAGATAGTCCAGCTGTCATACAAGGACGAGGCCACGGGTGACAAGCCACCGCTGATGAGCGACAATGATCTGGATATTGCTCTGAGTCGAAACGAGAAGCTGCTGCTCTATGTTGAATAA
- a CDS encoding hypothetical protein (EggNog:ENOG503P15X; COG:B; COG:D) encodes MSAMKPDVPLESMDQIGSTPGSATRERHSLTLDQRRALRRWANSQPVRPSHKACIDWFASQYQQTISQSTVSHSLSPKYARLDGDPQLSGSRLRFGNWPDVEKLVLLWHQQMLANGRQPSNEELADKAKTIYHQLPRYKDEPAPEFSPGWIHRFKKRYGLLVRRQRRPTSSEGGNPAPGTTTLQNLGDDIPYLAENLPRYLNVNADLPPVTVMEYLQRFLGVMTTLEVCERVKEEVLRRQHNPSPDGGPGTPNNNPMGGNAENTGIFHSEEDPEVVLQNALRVYQQQEENNVSGAANLAGVTPDHQQPQSGGDRTVDNGLPALGAIANQAYAQHAMNAAGLTTPNPGTRNASVGPRAQPQQAPPAQPQFAPNTPQQVQSQQVQPQQVQPQQVQPQQQTPQQPQTANGGGNAGGGAQQGEELTLTPIPSGAPVSVVENPVRCPFCLNKRMLRTIKEAVEHMSSHVVV; translated from the coding sequence ATGTCGGCGATGAAGCCTGACGTGCCCCTCGAGTCCATGGACCAGATCGGGTCAACCCCCGGCTCGGCCACGCGAGAGCgccactccctcaccctcgaccAGCGACGCGCCCTCCGCCGATGGGCCAACTCGCAGCCTGTCCGCCCCAGCCATAAGGCCTGCATTGACTGGTTTGCCAGCCAGTACCAGCAAACCATCTCTCAGTCTACCGTCTcacactccctctcccctaAGTATGCCCGTCTCGACGGCGACCCCCAGCTCTCGGGTTCCCGTCTGCGCTTTGGCAACTGGCCCGACGTCGAGAAGCTTGTTCTCCTCTGGCACCAGCAAATGCTCGCCAATGGCCGCCAGCCCTCCAACGAAGAGCTCGCCGACAAAGCCAAGACAATCTACCACCAGCTCCCCCGATACAAGGACGAACCCGCGCCCGAGTTCTCCCCCGGATGGATCCACCGCTTCAAGAAACGTTACGGCCTCCTAGTTAGACGCCAGCGTCGCCCAACTAGCAGCGAAGGCGGCAATCCAGCCCCCGGGACCACAACACTCCAAAACCTCGGCGACGACATCCCCTACCTCGCCGAGAACCTTCCTCGTTACCTCAACGTGAACGCCGACCTTCCCCCAGTGACGGTTATGGAATACCTCCAACGTTTCCTCGGTGTAATGACCACTCTGGAAGTATGCGAGCGCGTCAAAGAGGAGGTCCTCCGCCGTCAACACAATCCTTCCCCCGACGGCGGGCCGGGAACACCAAACAACAATCCCATGGGTGGCAATGCAGAAAACACGGGAATTTTCCACTCAGAAGAAGACCCAGAAGTCGTACTTCAGAATGCACTCCGTGTCTATCAGCAACAGGAGGAGAACAACGTCAGCGGCGCCGCCAACCTCGCCGGAGTCACCCCtgaccatcaacaaccccaaagcGGCGGCGATCGCACCGTTGACAACGGCTTACCTGCCCTAGGCGCGATAGCCAACCAAGCCTACGCCCAGCACGCCATGAACGCAGCTGGCCTGACGACCCCCAACCCGGGGACTCGCAACGCGAGCGTCGGACCGAGGGCACAACCGCAACAGGCTCCTCCGGCGCAACCGCAGTTTGCGCCGAATACACCGCAGCAAGTCCAATCGCAGCAAGTTCAACCGCAGCAAGTTCAACCGCAGCAAGTCcaaccgcagcagcagacaCCGCAACAACCTCAGACTGCTAATGGCGGTGGGAATGCTGGTGGCGGTGCACAGCAAGGGGAAGAACTGACGCTCACACCGATCCCTAGCGGGGCGCCGgtgtcggtggtggagaatCCGGTCAGGTGTCCGTTTTGTCTGAACAAGAGGATGCTGAGGACGAtcaaggaggcggtggagcaTATGAGCAGTCATGTTGTTGTTTGA
- a CDS encoding hypothetical protein (antiSMASH:Cluster_2; COG:L; EggNog:ENOG503NXH5), translating to MSFLSLSNRTLSFSSQTTVAIRTTAKHAQATREIHQSITMSRKRRASPDASHGRNGRPAPVEFDPWNRPLTPQASNAAEEWRRIRRQIDNIEDADLDSQHVIRLLTLEAEHRREYTRLAAGWKMLDHVLQPKSRTYEPLPLVQHDFLPEPDLYLDPFVDPSRNQAIKDCVSKYQQLKQSLDDFDPRSGTQWPIYELVEAERRRREYNSVVGSHVSVPPHQVPNEVSPQQLSSNSQEPQEPTPGPEPMLEERPPLCREQEAVVKLAEQGRNIFYTGSAGCGKSTVLHEIKRRLKAQGKVVKVIAPTGLVALAINGSTTWTFMGWAPDFNKMPLDKLCGVTKANERVRKALRRVHTLIIDEISMVESNFFERMDSALRFVRKRDPEEGRHTGPDPASLPFGGIQLIVTGDFCQLPPIKPFKHCVTCGFELSTTKTCANRACCQSQFRLEDQFAFSSAAWQKCNFNYVHLKTIHRQRDEEFRALLEKCRTGIAFSQADIDILMNHESSTEDAVRLMPTREEVYETNERAFKKLPDPEFSYKCSDGRHIQENHRYLEYKYALEQNGDDRNHRVINFGDDNHRFEKVLKLKKDMSVLLLVNLNLREGLCNGSQGIIVDFESHSVGSLMRTLEGRPGLTYTQKEAIGTFASRNLNSEEPRMIALPVVRFQNGIERTILPECLVNEVGDPAPYSSVWRAQIPLMAGYALTIHKAQGMTLERVVINLENVFEDKQVYVALSRAKTLDGLKIEGDKESVKEVLERALQGDLQVQRFMEETQWIEFE from the coding sequence ATGTCATTTCTCTCCTTGTCCAACCGCACACTTTCTTTTTCCAGCCAGACCACGGTCGCTATCCGAACGACAGCAAAACACGCCCAAGCGACACGCGAGATTCATCAAAGCATCACAATGagcaggaagagaagggCCAGCCCCGATGCAAGTCATGGACGCAATGGTCGACCGGCACCCGTTGAATTTGACCCATGGAATCGTCCCCTTACCCCACAAGCTTCGAATGCGGCAGAGGAATGGCGGAGGATCCGCAGGCAGATCGACAATATTGAGGATGCCGACCTGGATTCTCAGCATGTCATTCGTCTTCTGACTCTTGAAGCTGAGCACAGGAGAGAGTACACCCGCTTGGCAGCTGGCTGGAAAATGCTCGATCATGTCCTGCAACCAAAGTCACGGACATATGAGCCTCTTCCGCTGGTTCAACACGATTTTCTCCCGGAACCCGACCTTTACCTAGATCCTTTCGTCGACCCAAGTCGGAACCAGGCCATCAAAGACTGTGTCAGCAAATATCAACAATTAAAACAAAGCCTTGATGACTTCGACCCCAGGTCCGGGACACAGTGGCCCATTTACGAGTTGGTCGAGGCGGAGCGCCGGAGACGAGAGTACAACAGTGTGGTGGGTTCTCATGTTTCTGTTCCGCCGCATCAAGTTCCCAATGAAGTCTCCCCCCAGCAGCTATCAAGCAATTCTCAAGAGCCGCAAGAGCCAACCCCAGGACCAGAGCCAATGCTGGAGGAAAGACCTCCCCTGTGCCGGGAACAAGAAGCAGTTGTGAAACTGGCGGAGCAAGGCAGAAACATCTTCTACACCGGATCTGCTGGCTGTGGCAAGTCAACTGTTCTGCACGAGATTAAGCGGCGACTAAAGGCACAAGGCAAAGTGGTCAAAGTCATTGCCCCAACTGGCCTTGTCGCCTTGGCCATCAATGGCTCAACCACCTGGACCTTCATGGGCTGGGCTCCGGACTTTAACAAGATGCCATTGGACAAGCTATGCGGGGTAACAAAGGCCAATGAAAGAGTTCGAAAAGCTCTTCGTCGGGTCCACACTCTCATTATCGACGAGATCAGCATGGTGGAGAGCAACTTCTTTGAGAGAATGGATAGCGCGCTGAGGTTCGTTAGGAAAAGGGACCCCGAAGAAGGCCGGCACACGGGGCCAGACCCTGCATCGTTACCATTTGGGGGCATTCAACTTATCGTGACGGGGGACTTTTGCCAGCTTCCACCGATAAAGCCGTTCAAACACTGTGTTACGTGTGGCTTTGAGCTCAGCACGACCAAGACTTGCGCCAATCGAGCCTGTTGCCAGAGCCAGTTCAGACTTGAGGATCAGTTCGCATTCTCCAGCGCAGCATGGCAGAAGTGCAACTTCAACTATGTTCACCTCAAGACGATACACCGCCAACGAGACGAAGAATTCAGAGCTTTGCTGGAAAAGTGCCGAACCGGCATTGCCTTCAGCCAAGCCGACATTGATATTCTAATGAACCATGAGTCCAGCACCGAAGACGCCGTCCGTTTGATGCCGACAAGAGAAGAGGTTTACGAGACAAATGAGAGGGCCTTTAAGAAGCTTCCAGATCCGGAGTTCTCGTACAAATGTTCTGATGGTCGCCACATACAAGAAAACCATCGATACCTGGAGTATAAATACGCCCTCGAACAAAATGGGGATGACAGGAACCACAGAGTAATCAACTTTGGAGACGACAATCACCGGTTTGAAAAGGTTCTCAAGCTCAAGAAAGACATGTCAGTTCTGTTGCTCGTCAATCTGAATCTGCGCGAGGGTCTTTGCAACGGTAGCCAGGGCATCATTGTCGATTTCGAATCTCACAGTGTTGGGTCCTTGATGAGAACGCTTGAAGGCAGACCGGGACTTACCTACACTCAGAAAGAAGCAATCGGCACTTTTGCAAGCCGTAACCTGAACTCCGAGGAGCCCCGCATGATCGCGTTGCCCGTGGTTCGCTTCCAGAACGGGATTGAGCGCACCATTCTTCCGGAATGCCTGGTCAACGAGGTGGGGGATCCTGCCCCGTACTCTTCTGTTTGGCGGGCACAGATCCCACTCATGGCTGGGTATGCCCTTACCATTCACAAGGCGCAGGGCATGACACTGGAGCGTGTCGTTATCAATCTCGAGAACGTTTTTGAGGACAAGCAGGTGTATGTGGCCCTCTCTCGGGCCAAGACTCTTGACGGACTCAAGATCGAGGGTGACAAGGAGTCAGTTAAAGAGGTGTTGGAGAGAGCTTTGCAAGGGGATCTGCAAGTGCAGAGGTTTATGGAGGAGACACAATGGATCGAGTTTGAATGA
- a CDS encoding hypothetical protein (antiSMASH:Cluster_2; EggNog:ENOG503P6PC): MNPSGLGSSGKVPQNSHTGAKATGGKVGSVTTGATAGLGEDKPKVFDSEGAIGKQFTEDGVIGSIGQNIGGPLHSEGMIGKQFTDKGAIGGTVQDVLGGTKKRSN; the protein is encoded by the exons ATGAACCCCTCCGGCCTCGGCTCCTCAGGCAAAGTCCCCCAAAACTCCCACACAGGCGCCAAGGCCACCGGCGGAAAGGTCGGCTCCGTCACCACAGGCGCAACAGCAGGGTTGGGTGAGGACAAGCCCAAGGTTTTTGATTCCGAGGGCGCAATTGGGAAGCAGTTTACCG AGGACGGCGTTATCGGGAGCATTGGTCAAAACATTGGTGGACCGCTGCATAGCGAGGGGATGATTGGGAAGCAGTTTACTGATAAGGGGGCTATTGGGGGTACCGTGCAGGATGTTCTTGGggggacgaagaagaggtcgAATTAG